From Candidatus Amoebophilus asiaticus 5a2, the proteins below share one genomic window:
- a CDS encoding ankyrin repeat domain-containing protein gives MLSKKVPIKRSLFPFLRLLLSLLVLYNIIACGCGKSHKHNKNNKGEPNQDIASTNQDRDRRLNMEVFPIRLDGNNKQVTATFILTDNDKVVDLKQYKLRVKLVESGSTINYKDGSNTLRIITDKVEKNLTHFFSIAELKPNEAPLKLSFDIVPSTEATSVSIVFKLFDKDSAKLKEYPISWNKEAARSGGLKINKLAYEQANSRVVCSIQNNSKELVKDVQLRYTNISQDTIGKTVVLDNQQVGVVNFTSIAPQGLTEDQILPIDFKSAIKATFRFEVLHQGKVVENAVEEKEFDYKEALLKLVAVGPTSLIGKDKTIRLRIEKEASSSNIDVSKLELRLIQHTTSDAYLDYNGKASIVVPGSELNITGDNIILVIQPSTAVQASFELHLVYAPRVLDKQPFTWRMDGAQANKMLLEAAAAGNEKKIEELLQIPEIDINIKNENEETPLHEAAKSNNSAVIKLLLDQENIQVNHKDKQGYTPLSIAVEQNSRLATLALLQVEGIDINTKNKWGNSPLHLAIQKDNQELVEDLIAKGANVNATNNYGITPLHIATKVANTRNVALLLAEGANINRMDEKGNTSLHIAVEKGKEQVLELLLATRANVKMIDKRGLTPLHKAALASNKLAIQALLARKAEVNAEDMHGNTPLHKAVEKGDKEAIQALLAVKEIKLYAKDNDGNTPLHIAVLKGNEEAVTALLDKGVKVNVKDKYNNMPLHIAAQKGNVSIIKKLIKKREGINAKDAMGYTPLHMAIYYDHPAIVELLLKKQARRDIKDAQGETVVDLVRRSTNEEIKRLFAKNREGLNDKDAMGYTPATYHDHPAIDKLLPKKQADRNIKDEQEETEVDLVWRSVNEEMEGLFGITTP, from the coding sequence ATGCTTTCCAAAAAAGTGCCTATTAAAAGGTCCTTATTTCCATTTTTACGGTTACTTCTTAGCCTGCTTGTATTATACAATATCATAGCCTGTGGCTGCGGAAAATCTCATAAGCATAATAAAAACAACAAAGGTGAACCAAACCAAGATATAGCTTCTACTAATCAAGACCGTGACAGGCGCTTAAATATGGAAGTATTTCCTATAAGGTTAGATGGGAATAATAAACAAGTCACAGCTACATTTATACTAACAGATAATGATAAGGTAGTAGATTTAAAACAATATAAATTAAGAGTAAAGTTAGTAGAAAGCGGCAGTACCATAAACTATAAAGATGGCAGCAATACACTAAGAATTATAACTGATAAAGTAGAAAAAAATTTAACTCATTTTTTTTCAATAGCCGAACTTAAGCCTAATGAAGCACCATTAAAACTCTCTTTTGATATTGTTCCTAGTACAGAAGCTACTTCTGTAAGTATAGTATTCAAGTTGTTCGATAAGGATAGTGCTAAGCTAAAAGAGTACCCTATTAGCTGGAACAAGGAAGCAGCAAGGTCCGGAGGATTAAAAATTAATAAGTTAGCCTATGAGCAAGCTAACAGTAGGGTTGTCTGTAGTATACAGAACAATAGCAAAGAATTGGTTAAGGATGTTCAATTGCGTTATACCAATATCAGCCAAGATACTATTGGTAAGACCGTTGTGCTGGACAACCAACAGGTAGGAGTTGTCAACTTTACAAGTATAGCTCCACAGGGTTTAACAGAAGACCAAATTTTGCCTATAGACTTTAAATCAGCTATTAAAGCTACATTTAGGTTTGAAGTGTTACATCAAGGCAAAGTAGTAGAAAATGCAGTGGAAGAAAAAGAATTTGATTATAAAGAAGCTCTGTTAAAGTTAGTAGCAGTTGGACCTACCTCATTAATTGGAAAAGATAAGACAATTCGGTTAAGGATAGAAAAGGAAGCTAGTAGTAGTAATATAGACGTTAGCAAGCTAGAATTAAGGCTCATACAGCATACAACAAGTGATGCATACCTAGACTATAATGGAAAAGCTAGTATAGTAGTACCAGGTAGTGAGTTAAATATTACAGGCGATAATATAATTCTTGTTATCCAACCCTCTACTGCTGTACAAGCATCATTTGAATTACACCTAGTGTACGCACCTCGTGTATTAGATAAACAACCATTTACATGGCGAATGGATGGCGCCCAAGCTAATAAGATGCTTTTGGAAGCTGCAGCAGCAGGTAACGAGAAAAAAATCGAGGAATTGTTACAAATTCCAGAGATTGATATAAATATTAAAAATGAGAATGAGGAAACTCCTTTGCATGAGGCTGCTAAAAGTAACAATTCAGCAGTTATTAAATTACTCTTAGACCAGGAAAATATTCAAGTAAATCACAAAGATAAACAAGGGTATACACCATTAAGTATCGCAGTTGAACAAAATAGCAGATTGGCTACTTTAGCCCTGTTGCAAGTAGAAGGAATTGATATAAATACAAAAAATAAATGGGGTAATAGCCCTCTTCATTTAGCAATTCAAAAAGATAACCAAGAATTAGTTGAAGATTTAATAGCTAAAGGAGCCAATGTAAACGCTACCAATAATTATGGTATTACCCCTTTGCACATAGCTACTAAAGTAGCTAATACAAGAAATGTCGCATTGTTGTTAGCCGAAGGAGCTAATATAAATAGGATGGATGAAAAGGGAAATACGTCTTTACATATAGCTGTTGAAAAAGGAAAAGAGCAAGTGCTAGAGCTACTATTAGCTACCAGAGCAAATGTAAAAATGATAGATAAACGTGGACTTACTCCACTACATAAAGCTGCTTTAGCAAGCAATAAATTAGCAATCCAAGCATTATTAGCTAGAAAAGCAGAGGTAAATGCTGAGGATATGCATGGTAATACTCCTCTTCATAAAGCAGTTGAAAAAGGAGATAAAGAAGCTATACAAGCTTTATTAGCAGTAAAAGAGATTAAATTATATGCAAAAGATAATGATGGTAATACTCCATTACATATAGCAGTTTTAAAAGGCAATGAGGAAGCAGTTACAGCTTTATTAGATAAAGGTGTAAAGGTAAATGTTAAAGATAAATATAATAATATGCCTTTGCATATAGCCGCACAAAAAGGTAATGTGTCAATTATTAAAAAACTCATAAAAAAGAGAGAAGGTATAAATGCTAAAGATGCTATGGGTTACACGCCGTTACATATGGCTATCTATTATGATCATCCAGCAATTGTTGAATTGCTACTTAAAAAGCAAGCCAGGCGAGATATAAAGGATGCACAAGGAGAGACAGTAGTTGATCTGGTTCGGCGATCTACCAATGAGGAAATAAAAAGATTATTTGCTAAAAATAGGGAAGGCCTAAATGATAAAGATGCTATGGGTTACACGCCAGCTACTTATCATGATCATCCAGCAATTGACAAATTGTTACCTAAAAAGCAAGCTGATCGAAATATAAAGGATGAACAAGAAGAAACAGAAGTTGACCTGGTTTGGCGATCTGTCAATGAAGAAATGGAAGGATTATTTGGTATTACAACTCCTTAA